Proteins encoded in a region of the Ornithodoros turicata isolate Travis chromosome 3, ASM3712646v1, whole genome shotgun sequence genome:
- the LOC135388149 gene encoding medium-chain acyl-CoA ligase ACSF2, mitochondrial-like, with translation MSLAANRWARIGFRWRRLQLVRRQLSYYHHHQPTAPLIPLTVADAVDRAAATHGDNIAVTSCHQGLRKTYTQYKNDIDHLATGLVSLGLPVGSTVGIVMTNMYEWTLVQFAAAKAGLLLVNINTAYKTPELEYCLSNMNCRALIMSDKFARQDYYRMLLEIAPELERSTPGELKSSRLPLLKHVVTVSHKSMPGTRSYADLLDSVKRDHREEMHKICSRMQFDAPVNVQFTSGTTGKPKGAILSHFNILNNAYTVGHIMGYHKQHDTICLNVPMVHCFGCVLGTTCAMLFGSTVVMPAPSFNGAAALKAIAAERCSTVYGTPTMFIDMISGLDTPGTSHDVSSVSKGLMAGAQCPPEVVKSTMSKLNARQLHIGYGSTECSPIITFSDPSEPLEVWIHTVGKPIDHVEVKIVDKEDRIVSFNTKGELCARGYLVFQGYYGDEQKTREAVKSNWYHTGDEATMAEDGHVTICGRIKDMIIRGGENIYPQEIEEVLYTHPCIEEVHVCGVPDDRLGEEVCAWVKKKSEKSMKEEDVRSHCRENLSHFKVPKHVMFVEGFPKTLSGKVQKFKMREESTRRLKLKQ, from the exons ATGTCTCTCGCCGCTAACCGATGGGCTCGCATAGG ATTCCGATGGAGACGATTGCAGCTCGTACGAAGACAGCTCAGCTACTACCACCATCATCAACCGACAGCTCCGCTTATACCCCTGACAGTGGCAGATGCCGTCGACCGGGCAGCAGCTACTCACGGTGATAACATCGCCGTCACATCATGTCATCAAGGCTTAAGAAAGACATACACCCAATACAAAAATGAT ATTGACCACCTGGCAACTGGCCTGGTGTCTCTTGGCCTGCCCGTCGGCTCCACGGTTGGAATCGTCATGACAAACATGTACGAATGGACACTCGTTCAATTTGCCGCAGCAAAAGCTGGGCTTCTACTG GTGAACATCAACACAGCATACAAGACGCCGGAATTAGAGTACTGCCTGAGTAAT ATGAACTGCCGAGCTCTCATTATGTCCGACAAGTTTGCCAGACAAGACTACTATCGCATGCTTCTCGAAATTGCTCCGGAACTGGAAAGGTCCACACCTGGAGAGCTCAAGAGTTCGAG GCTGCCACTTCTGAAGCATGTGGTCACGGTGAGCCATAAAAGCATGCC AGGAACTCGCTCGTACGCAGACCTCCTCGACTCCGTGAAGAGAGACCACCGTGAGGAGATGCACAAAATCTGCTCTCGAATGCAGTTCGACGCACCGGTGAACGTCCAGTTTACCTCG GGCACAACCGGAAAGCCCAAGGGCGCGATCCTCTCTCACTTCAATATCCTCAATAATGCCTACACAGTTGGACACATCATGGGATACCACAAACAG CACGACACCATCTGCCTGAACGTGCCCATGGTCCATTGCTTCGGCTGCGTCCTGGGTACAACGTGTGCGATGCTCTTCGGCTCCACGGTCGTCATGCCGGCTCCCAGTTTCAACGGTGCAGCTGCATTGAAAGCTATTGCTGCAGAAAG GTGCTCAACGGTGTATGGAACGCCGACAATGTTTATTGATATGATCAGCGGCCTGGACACTCCTGGTACTTCCCACGACGTTTCGTCCGTGTCGAAAG GTCTCATGGCCGGAGCTCAATGTCCACCGGAAGTCGTTAAGAGCACCATGTCCAAACTAAACGCCAGACAGCTGCAC ATCGGTTACGGCAGCACGGAATGCAGTCCTATCATTACTTTCTCTGACCCCAGTGAACCGTTGGAGGTGTGGATACACACTGTTGGGAAGCCAATTGATCACGTTGAG GTGAAGATTGTGGACAAGGAGGACCGCATAGTCTCGTTCAACACTAAGGGAGAACTGTGTGCCAGGGGCTACCTTGTCTTTCAGGGTTATTATGGGGATGAGCAGAAGACGCGAGAAGCGGTCAAGAGCAACTGGTACCATACTGG TGACGAAGCAACGATGGCCGAAGATGGTCACGTGACAATCTGTGGACGTATCAAGGACATGATTATCCGCGGAGGAGAAAATATTTACCCGCAAGAGATTGAGGAGGTCCTCTACACTCATCCATGCATTGAAGAGGTGCAC GTCTGTGGCGTTCCGGATGACCGGCTCGGCGAAGAAGTCTGTGCGTgggtaaaaaagaaaagtgagaaGAGCATGAAAGAAGAGGACGTCAGAAGCCACTGCAGAGAAAAC